One segment of Triticum urartu cultivar G1812 unplaced genomic scaffold, Tu2.1 TuUngrouped_contig_5854, whole genome shotgun sequence DNA contains the following:
- the LOC125529796 gene encoding solute carrier family 25 member 44-like (The sequence of the model RefSeq protein was modified relative to this genomic sequence to represent the inferred CDS: added 10 bases not found in genome assembly), with amino-acid sequence MAAAAAAADTSAASTTGLALSEASINWERLDKTKFHVIGAILFTAQQGVLHPTAVVKTRMQVAEGGLSHMSGFVVFRKILRSDGIPGVFRGFGTSAVGALPGRILALTSLEISKEMAFKYSEHFDMSEASRIAVANGVAGLVSSTFSSSYSVPLDVVCQRLMVQGLPGMQTYRGPFDVINKVVRSEGLRGLYRGFGITLLTQSPASALWWSSYGGAQHAIWRSLGYGNGTQKKPSHTELVAVQATAGTIAGACSSIITTPIDTIKTRLQVMDNYGSGRPSVMKTTRLLLREEGWRGLYRGFGPRFLNMSLWGTSMIVTYELIKRLSVKPEQ; translated from the exons GTTGGACAAGACAAAGTTTCATGTCATTGGAGCAATCCTATTTACGGCCCAGCAAGGTGTTCTGCACCCAACAGCTGTTGTGAAGACTAGAATGCAGGTTGCCGAAGGAGGACTTTCACATATGTCTGGCTTTGTCGTTTTTAGAAAGATATTGAGGAGTGATGGCATCCCTGGTGTTTTCAGAGGATTTGGCACCAGTGCAGTTGGAGCTCTGCCTGGACGAATCTTGGCTCTAACTTCACTAGAGATCTCCAAAGAAATGGCATTTAAATACTCTGAGCATTTCGATATGTCCGAGGCATCAAGGATTGCTGTTGCTAATGGTGTAGCAGGCTTAGTGTCAAGTACCTTTTCAAGTTCATATTCTGTACCCCTAGATGTG GTTTGTCAGAGGCTCATGGTTCAGGGATTGCCAGGGATGCAAACATATAGAGGCCCATTTGATGTGATAAATAAGGTTGTCAGGAGTGAAGGCCTCCGGGGCCTTTACCGAGGTTTTGGAATTACCCTTTTAACTCAATCACCAGCTTCTGCCCTTTGGTGGAGTTCATATGGTGGGGCTCAACATGCTATCTGGAG GAGCTTGGGCTACGGAAATGGTACGCAGAAGAAACCCTCCCATACAGAACTTGTTGCTGTGCAAGCAACAGCTGGAACAATTGCTGGAGCTTGCTCATCGATTATCACTACACCAATAGATACCATCAAGACCCGGCTTCAG GTAATGGACAACTATGGCAGTGGAAGGCCATCCGTCATGAAGACTACCAGGCTGCTACTGCGAGAAGAAGGCTGGAGAGGTTTATACCGAGGGTTTGGACCACGCTTTCTTAACATGTCTCTGTGGGGTACATCAATGATTGTCACATACGAGCTAATAA AAAGACTTTCTGTGAAACCTGAACAATGA